One window from the genome of Hydractinia symbiolongicarpus strain clone_291-10 chromosome 1, HSymV2.1, whole genome shotgun sequence encodes:
- the LOC130647821 gene encoding uncharacterized protein LOC130647821, which translates to MVHPSIKDCERDLRCTERHGAYQITGPEQKRPSNWLNALRNDHFKAALVEFLAFFWENNMHSTVLGNKTVIMNRNDTCYMFRVEGEIVVKTEIVKLFSTHEEADSRILYHLSSIQTPANVVIRTIDTDVLIIALGCLSKLPNSLNIWMETGVYTKNTLRYISINQIYQKLGKNICMALPAYHAFTGCDYTASFSRKGKIRPFKLLEKNESVQDVFKQLGTNLDVTDDAFATLEKFVCSMYGKRNLSSVDEARLVMFLEKYKPKGENEAISCVKKFDGSSLPPCLRVLRQKIYRTKYVAQLWMSSITSEPPNHLPEDMGWLLKDGSYIIKWYEGEMSPKAVDVTSNENYYGFSREVEDFEGFDELSSDDDSDSDDETSDEDV; encoded by the exons ATGGTACACCCGAGTATCAAGGATTGTGAAAGGGATTTGCGATGTACTGAGAGACATGGAGCTTATCAGATAACTGGACCTGAGCAAAAAAGACCTTCAAACTGGTTGAATGCATTGAGAAATGATCACTTCAAAGCAGCATTGGTGGAGTTCTTAGCCTTCTTTTGGGAAAACAACATGCATTCAACAGTACTTGGAAACAAAACAGTCATAATGAATCGCAATGATACCTGCTACATGTTTAGAGTTGAAGGAGAGATCGTGGTCAAAACCGAGATCGTTAAATTGTTTTCAACTCATGAAGAAGCTGATTCCAGAATTTTGTACCACCTATCTTCGATTCAAACACCAGCAAACGTTGTGATAAGAACCATAGATACTGACGTGCTGATAATTGCTCTTGGCTGCCTTAGTAAGTTACCTAACAGCTTGAATATTTGGATGGAAACCGGTGTTTACACTAAAAATACATTAAGGTACATAAGTATTAATCAAATATACCAGAAATTGGGCAAAAATATTTGCATGGCCTTGCCAGCATACCATGCTTTCACTGGATGTGACTATACAGCATCGTTTAGTAGGAAAGGAAAAATTCGACCTTTCAAACTactagaaaaaaatgaaagtgtgCAAGATGTATTTAAACAGCTAGGAACAAATCTTGATGTCACAGATGACGCTTTTGCAACGTTGGAAAAATTTGTATGCAGCATGTATGGAAAAAGGAATCTATCATCTGTAGATGAAGCTAGGTTGGTAATGTTTTTGGAAAAGTATAAACCAAAAGGAGAAAATGAAGCAATTTCCTGTGTTAAAAAGTTTGATGGAAGTTCTCTACCACCTTGTTTACGAGTGTTGCGTCAAAAGATTTATCGAACAAAGTATGTTGCACAGTTATGGATGTCATCAATAACGTCCGAGCCTCCAAATCACCTTCCTGAAGACATGGGTTGGCTGCTGAAAGATGGCAGCTATATCATTAAGTGGTACGAAGGCGAAATGTCTCCAAAAGCAGTAGATGTCACCAGCAATGAAAATTATTATGGATTCTCCAGAGAAGTAGAAG ATTTTGAAGGGTTTGATGAACTGTCAAGTGATGACGATTCAGACAGTGATGACGAAACTAGTGACGAAGACGTGTAA